The DNA region GTATGACGCTCCGCCGTTGCCCAGTGCCCACTGCTGCTTGTTGCCAGGCTGCGTGGGCGACCCGTTGGTGGTACCGACCAGACCCTCCAGATACCACTGCACGCCGAACTGGAACTCGCCCTTGAGTTCGACCTCGAGAATGCGGGTTTCGATCTGCACTTGCAGCGGCACGGCGTCGAGACGCTTGATCGCCTGCTCGATCTCGGCCCATTGCGCGGGACGGCAGCGCACCATGATCTGGTTGTTGGCGTCGACCGAGGTGATGCGCACGCCGTCGTCGGTGGTGGTCGCGGAATGGCTCTTTCCCGCCCCGCCGTCCGGCGATGACGAGCCGGAGTCGCCGAGGCCGCTCACGGACATCCCGCTGCCGCCGCTACCGCCAGGGCCGTTCGTACCCGATGTACCCGGGCCGATACCGCTCGTGCCCGTCGACGATGAGCCGCCGTTACCGAACGAACCCGTCGTGCTGCCGAGAGCCGAGCCACCGCGATTGCCCAGATCGCTGTCGCCGCCGCCGAGCGTGCCCGGGGAAAGGCCCGGCCCGACCCTGCCACCGCGGTCGCCGGAGCCACCGCCCTTCGCACCGCCGCCGTAGATGTCCGAAAGATAGTCCGCCATGTCGGAGGCTTGCACGTTGCGCACGTCGTACACGTAGAGCTGCGGTTCGTTGCCGCCGCCGTGATCGATGCGATCGATCCAGCTGCGCACTTCGTCGAGGTATGCGGGCTGCGGACTGATCACCACCAGCGAATTGGTGCGCTCGATAGGGATGAAGCGAAGCAGGCCCGCCATGGGCGTGTTGCCTTTCTCGCCGAAGATCGCATCGAGCTGCGGCTGCAGCTCCTTCACCTGCGCACGCTGCAGACTGAACACGCCCACCGACATGCCACGCAGCCAGTCGACGTCGAACGTCGCCACGGTGCGCTGATAGTTGTCGAGCTCGGTGGGCGTGCCCGCCATCACGATGACGTTGCGGGTGGGATCGGCCAGCAGCGTGGCATCGGGCCGTGCGAACGGTTTGATCAGCTTCTGCATCTCCGTCGCGGAGATGAAGTGCAGCGGGAACAGACGCGCCTGCAATCCGCCGGGCGGTGCGTTGGCGCCGATGCTCGGCACGAGATTCCCGGCGACGGCATCCTTCGCCGGCATCACGACGTAACGGCCGTTACTGTGCACCAGCGCGTTACCGGTCCACGACAGCAGCGTCTCGAGGATCGGCAGCGCCTGTTCGGCGGTAACCGGCTGCGAGGTCGAGAAGGACACGTTGCCCTGCACGCCAGGGGTGATCGAATAGTTCTCGTGCAGCAGATCGCCGAGGATGGCTTTCACCACGGACTCGACCGGCTGATTCTCGAAATTGAACGTGACCGTGCCGGTGCCCTGGTCGACCGGCTTCGGTGTCGCAAGTCCTGACGATTTGACGAATTCGCCGGTGCCGGTGGTGATCTGGGGCTGCGAGATCGCCGGTGTCGTCGGGTTGGTCGAGGCAAGGATGCGTGGACCCGGCACCGGGAGCTCGGTGCCTGCCAGAGCTTCGCGTTGCAGCGCGCCGTCGTCGCGGGGCTGGGGCAGCGTGGAGCAGCCAGCGATAAGCACGGTGGCGACGATCGAGACAAGCAGATAGGTACGCATGCCTGAAGTCTCGCAGCATCGGATGACAGCGGAAAGCGGATTCGCCCCCCCCCCGGGTCCGGCACGCTCCTCAGGGATGCAACGGCACCGTCACCGTCGGCTCCCCGTTCCCCGTCCGTGTCACGCCCGCCGGCTCCGTCGTCGTAGCCGCCTTCCCGCGATAGGGCTGCAGTGACTCGAACTTCCGCTGGTACTCGTCCGTCACCTGCTTGGCCTCGTCGCCGTTGGTGATCACGCGTGGCGTAATGAGGACGATCAGCTCCGTGCGGTTACGGCTGCGGGTGGTCGAACCGAACAGCCGGCCGAACACCGGGATGCGGTTCAGCCCCGGAATACCGGTGTCGGTCAGACCTTCGTCCTGCTTGATCAGACCGCCCAGCAACACGGTCTGCCCGCTCTGCACCGCGACCTGCGTGGCCACTTCACGCTGCTGAATCGGGAAATTGCCGGTCGCGGCGTCCTTCTGACCCGGCGAGCTCACGACCTGATTGATGTTGAGATAGACGAGGCCACCGGGATTCACACGCGGCCGCACGTTCAGGATCACGCCGGTGTCCTTGTACTCCACCTGGCCGATCGTGTTATCGGTGTTTGCCGTGGTGTTGACGTAGGTCTGCGTGATGGGGATCTGGTCGCCGACCTGGATGTGCGCCTTCTGGTTGTTCAGCACCACCAGCGACGGCGCCGACAAGGTCTTCGTGTTTCCGCTCGTTTCCATAGCCTTCAAAGCCACGGAAAGATTGTTGTTGACGAAGGAGTAGAAGAAGCTCTCGCCACCGTACGTGTTGCCGCCGTTACCGAGGGCCCACTGCTGCTTGTTGCCCGGCTGGCCGACGGACCCGTTGGTGCCTCCGACAAGACCCTCGAGATACCACTGCACACCGAACTGATAGTTGCCGGTCAGCGCCACTTCGAGAATGCGGGTTTCGATCTGCACCTGCAGCGGCACGGCGTCGAGGCGCTTGATCGCCTGCTCGATCTCGGTCCATTGCGACGGACGCGCGCGCACCATCAGCTGGTTGTTCGAATCCACCGAGGTGATCCGCACGCCGTCGTCCGTGGTGATCGGTCCGTTGCGCTGGCGGCGCGACGATTCGTCATCGCCAAGGCCGTTGCCACTGGATCCCATCGAACCGCCGCCACCAAAGCTGGAACCGCTGCCCGAGCCGTACGAGTTGCCACCCAGCCCGCTCGAGCCATTGTTGAGACTCGAACCGGACGACGAGGTGTTGCCGAAGGTATCCGTGGTACTGCCGAGACCGGAGCCATTACGGTTACCGGAATCGCTGTCGCCCCCCAGCGTGCCCGACGAAAGTCCCGGGCCCACCTTGCCGCCGCGATCGCTGGACCCGCCGCCGCTGGAGCCACCGCCGTAGATGTCGGAAAGGTAATCGGCCAGATCGGACGCCTGCACGTTGCGCACGTCATAGACGTAGAGCTGCGGCTCGTTGCCACCACCGCGATCGATGCGATCGATCCAGCTGCGCACTTCGTCGAGATAAGCCGGTTGCGGGCTGATCACCACCAGCGAATTGGTCCGCTCGATGGGGATGAAACGCAGCAGACCGGCCATGGGCGTATTGCCCTTGTCGCCGAACAGCTTGTCCAGCATGGGCGTGAGGTCCTTGACCTCCGCGCGCTGGAGACTGAAGACGCCCACCGACATGCCGCGCAGCCAGTCGACATCGAAGGTCGACACGGTGCGCTGGTAGTTATCCAGTTCCGTCGGCGTACCGGCCATGACGATGACGTTGCGCGTCGGATCGGCGAGCAAGGTGGCATCGGCTCGCGCGAACGGCTTGATGAGCTTCTGCATCTCGGTCGCCGAGATGAAGTGCAGCGGAAACAGCCGCGCCTGCAGACCACCGGCCGGCGCACTCGCGCCAAGGCTGGGAACGAGGTTGCCGGCGACGGCATCCTTGGCCGGCATGACCACATAGCGTCCGTTGCTGTGGACCAGCGCGTTACTGGTCCATGACAGCAGCGTTTCGAGGATCGGCAGGGCCTGCTCGGCCGTCACCGGCTGCGAGGTCGAGAAGGACACATTGCCCTGCACGCCCGGCGTAATCGAGTAGTTCTCGTGCAGCAGATCGCCCAGGATGGCTTTCACCACGGACTCGACCGGCTGGTTCTCGAAATTGAAGGTCACCGTGCCGGCACCTTCGGCGACCGGCTTCGGCCTGGCCAGACCCACCGGCTTGACGAATTCGCCCGTGCCGGTGCTGATCTGCGGCTGGGCGACCGCTGGCGTGGCCGGATTGGTCGACGGAGCGATGCGGGGCCGCGGCGCGGGCAATTCGGTGCCGGCCAGCGCCTCGCGCTGCAACGATCCATCGTCACGCGGCTGC from Luteibacter mycovicinus includes:
- the gspD gene encoding type II secretion system secretin GspD; this translates as MLRKPLIGATALAVALAGCQSLPQPRDDGSLQREALAGTELPAPRPRIAPSTNPATPAVAQPQISTGTGEFVKPVGLARPKPVAEGAGTVTFNFENQPVESVVKAILGDLLHENYSITPGVQGNVSFSTSQPVTAEQALPILETLLSWTSNALVHSNGRYVVMPAKDAVAGNLVPSLGASAPAGGLQARLFPLHFISATEMQKLIKPFARADATLLADPTRNVIVMAGTPTELDNYQRTVSTFDVDWLRGMSVGVFSLQRAEVKDLTPMLDKLFGDKGNTPMAGLLRFIPIERTNSLVVISPQPAYLDEVRSWIDRIDRGGGNEPQLYVYDVRNVQASDLADYLSDIYGGGSSGGGSSDRGGKVGPGLSSGTLGGDSDSGNRNGSGLGSTTDTFGNTSSSGSSLNNGSSGLGGNSYGSGSGSSFGGGGSMGSSGNGLGDDESSRRQRNGPITTDDGVRITSVDSNNQLMVRARPSQWTEIEQAIKRLDAVPLQVQIETRILEVALTGNYQFGVQWYLEGLVGGTNGSVGQPGNKQQWALGNGGNTYGGESFFYSFVNNNLSVALKAMETSGNTKTLSAPSLVVLNNQKAHIQVGDQIPITQTYVNTTANTDNTIGQVEYKDTGVILNVRPRVNPGGLVYLNINQVVSSPGQKDAATGNFPIQQREVATQVAVQSGQTVLLGGLIKQDEGLTDTGIPGLNRIPVFGRLFGSTTRSRNRTELIVLITPRVITNGDEAKQVTDEYQRKFESLQPYRGKAATTTEPAGVTRTGNGEPTVTVPLHP
- the gspD gene encoding type II secretion system secretin GspD is translated as MRTYLLVSIVATVLIAGCSTLPQPRDDGALQREALAGTELPVPGPRILASTNPTTPAISQPQITTGTGEFVKSSGLATPKPVDQGTGTVTFNFENQPVESVVKAILGDLLHENYSITPGVQGNVSFSTSQPVTAEQALPILETLLSWTGNALVHSNGRYVVMPAKDAVAGNLVPSIGANAPPGGLQARLFPLHFISATEMQKLIKPFARPDATLLADPTRNVIVMAGTPTELDNYQRTVATFDVDWLRGMSVGVFSLQRAQVKELQPQLDAIFGEKGNTPMAGLLRFIPIERTNSLVVISPQPAYLDEVRSWIDRIDHGGGNEPQLYVYDVRNVQASDMADYLSDIYGGGAKGGGSGDRGGRVGPGLSPGTLGGGDSDLGNRGGSALGSTTGSFGNGGSSSTGTSGIGPGTSGTNGPGGSGGSGMSVSGLGDSGSSSPDGGAGKSHSATTTDDGVRITSVDANNQIMVRCRPAQWAEIEQAIKRLDAVPLQVQIETRILEVELKGEFQFGVQWYLEGLVGTTNGSPTQPGNKQQWALGNGGASYNSTNDSFFYSFVNNNVSVALHAMEQNGNTKVLSAPSLVVLNNQKAHIEVGDQIPITQTYVNTTANTDNTIGQVEYKDTGVILNVRPRVNPGGLVYLNVNQVVSSPGVVDTTTGNFPIQQREVATQVAVQSGQTVLLGGLIKQNDATTDTGIPGLNRIPVFGRLFGSTTRSRDRTELIVLITPRVITNGDEAKQVTDEYQRKFESLRPLTKRP